The DNA sequence TCTTCTCTTGGCCTTTGGATTCATCATAGGGATCACACTCGCTTTCTCTCTCAACCGGCAGCAGCTCCTTCTCCCTTCTAATAACAATAATCCTGTTTCTGTCAATAACAATAGTCAAAGCGGGATCAAGAGAGATGGGTTGGGGAGTTTCTTGATGGCAGGAAAGGAGGCAATAATGCATGACATGAGCGACGATGAGTTGTTGTGGAGAGCTTCCATGGTTCCCAAGATTCGGGAAGTGCCACTCAGAATCAAGCCAAAGGTAGCGTTCATGTTCTTGACGAAAGGACCTCTGTATTTGGGTCCACTGTGGGAGAGATTCTTCAAAGGAAACGAAGGCTTCTATTCAATCTACAtccactcccatccttctttCAATGCTTCTTCAGTCCCCAAAACCTCCGTTTTTTATGGCCGCAGAATTCCAAGCAAGGTCAGTCCTCATACTCTTTATTCAATAATCCTTCatcaaattcaataataatcataattcataataCCATCGTTAATTGTTTTCTGGCAACGTACTCAAAGGGCAAGATACGATTGATTGCAAAATGCAAGCACGTCGGCTCCATTTTTAGGACACTAGTCTAATTAATTACACATCTGTCATTATCTTATAACAAATAATTGCTTcctataataaatttaaaaacgAGCAATGTTGGGCAGCACCTGTCCGAATGAACCCTAGAACTAGAAGCCACTTCTTAGTTCTTTATTTAATAGCTACCTAAATTTCCAATTAGAGTTGAACACGTACATTATTAAGAGTATAGTAATCTGCGACGTACGTCAGAGGCTAACATTCGGGGTCAGCATACTTGTTAATCGAGGATTCCGTGAGAGATTAAGCCATCAGCGGATACCACCTAACCCTCCCATACCTTTAAATAGCAATTAGCAAGCCCTCTATTCCTTATAAGTTTATTCAGGACATTTACTTAATTACTCCTGATTCCCTTGTCTTTCTCGTCAGAGCTGCTTAGTTGCTTCAAGAGGTGAGCACACGCACGCACTTGATCATTAGCTATACTTTTCTTTGATTCCACTCCTTTTGATTTGTATAGTttggagaaaaaataaaaaaattccatTCTCTTCGGTTTCCACACACTAAAACCACATGATTTTTCATAATTCCATTATTCTTCCTACTTTGGCATGTGATGCTGTATTTGAGAGCCACAAAAGTGAAAATGCAAAAAGAGGAAAGAATAACTATTACAGAGTAACGTATTTATTATAGAAACTTAGGGGAATACACAAGCTTAAGGTATGCTAATTAATCCTGAAAACATGATGGCAGGGGGTAAGGTGGGGTGACTTCAACATGGTAGATGCAGAGAGGCGTCTACTAGCAAATGCACTGCTGGACATGTCGAACCAACGCTTCGTTCTTGTATCGGAGTCGTGCATCCCTCTCTTCAACTTCTCAACCGTTTATGGGTATCTCATGAACTCATCCAAGACATTTGTGGAAGCCTACGATCTTGCGGGGCCCGTGGGGAGGGGCAGGTACTCCCAAAGGATGAGGCCACTGATCAAGCCGTCTCAGTGGAGAAAGGGGTCCCAGTGGTTCCAGATAGACCGTGCCCTGGCACTGGAAGTGGTCTCGGACCGCCAGTACTACCCGGTGTTCAAGAAGCACTGCAGGTACGGCGGCTGCATTGCCGACGAGCACTATTTGCCCACTCTTGTTAGCATCAAGTTCTGGAGGAGGAATGCCAACAGGACTTTGACTTGGGTTGATTGGTCAAAGGGCGGGTCCCATCCATCCAGGTACATGAGAAGCGATGTCACTGTTTCGTTCTTGAAGAGACTAAGGCATGGAACCAGATGCCGCTACAATGGCAAGACCACCAATGTTTGCCACTTGTTTGCAAGGAAGTTCATGCCTCACTCTCTCGATAGATTGCTAAGGTTTGCTCCCCGCTTAATGCACTTCCATTCTTCTTGATccttttttatttgtaattcaTTATCATTGTAACATGTTATTACGGAGAAAGCGCCTCATAGTTTCACTTCTGTTTcctttcatatatatataaatataaatataacgAGTTAAGAACCATCGCTATCAGTTTTGTACTATATGCGCACTCTGCGGCTCTGCCCTTTTTCGCCGAAAATGTTGTGTGGCCATTGGCCAAAAGCAAAAGAGTAGTTGAATTGAATGAGGGGGCTACCTGGCCCcttaaataaaacaaacaagACGTGTTATGTTCTTCATTATCGCTTGAACTGAAAATTACAGTTAAAactaacaaattttttttataagttcAATGCAATAATAAGTCAGTCAAAATCAAGTTAGctctctttttgttcctttttgTGAAAGGG is a window from the Arachis stenosperma cultivar V10309 chromosome 3, arast.V10309.gnm1.PFL2, whole genome shotgun sequence genome containing:
- the LOC130969389 gene encoding glycosyltransferase BC10-like, producing MKNDNKQHDQHEQERRSPAAAVAAYVRLFLSAQQLHLFNLFSHLLLLAFGFIIGITLAFSLNRQQLLLPSNNNNPVSVNNNSQSGIKRDGLGSFLMAGKEAIMHDMSDDELLWRASMVPKIREVPLRIKPKVAFMFLTKGPLYLGPLWERFFKGNEGFYSIYIHSHPSFNASSVPKTSVFYGRRIPSKGVRWGDFNMVDAERRLLANALLDMSNQRFVLVSESCIPLFNFSTVYGYLMNSSKTFVEAYDLAGPVGRGRYSQRMRPLIKPSQWRKGSQWFQIDRALALEVVSDRQYYPVFKKHCRYGGCIADEHYLPTLVSIKFWRRNANRTLTWVDWSKGGSHPSRYMRSDVTVSFLKRLRHGTRCRYNGKTTNVCHLFARKFMPHSLDRLLRFAPRLMHFHSS